The Thermonema lapsum sequence CAACAAAGGGTTGGGCGAGGTTTCCCATGCCCGTTCAAGAAAAGGGATAGCCCTCTCGCCCAGCGAAAGCAGGCGATTGCTCACCTCCTGATATACTGCTTCGTCTTCGTCGTCCAATAAAGCAATGAGTGCCTGTAATTCTGTTTCTTTCATCCATTTGCTTATTGAATCGGAACAGAAAAGAAGCTGCCGTTGTATGTCTGGCAGCTTTTTTTAGGAAACACAATCCCCCTGCTTTAGGTTTGTATCACCCCCACATTGAAGCGCTTGTTGATAGGGGCATGATTGGCTGCTTCAATGCCCATAGAAATGACCTTACGGGTTTCGAGCGGGTCAATGATGCCATCGACCCACAAGCGGGCTGCCGCATAGTAAGGCGACAGCTGTTCGTTATATATGGTGGTAATTTCTTCGAGCAGTTGCTTTTCTTCTTCCGGGCTTATTTCTTTGCCTTTGGCTTTGAGCGATGCCACTTTGATTTGCAATAATGTTTTGGCAGCCGATGCCCCACTCATCACAGCTATTTGGGCAGTAGGCCAAGCGTAAATCAAACGCGGGTCATAGGCTTTGCCACACATGGCATAGTTACCGGCTCCATAAGAGTTACCCACGATGATGGTAAATTTAGGCACTACGGAATTGGCTACGGCATTCACCATTTTGGCGCCATCTTTGATGATACCGCCATGCTCAGAGCGGCTGCCCACCATGAAACCGGTAACGTCCTGCAAAAACACCAAAGGGATTTGCTGCTGGTTACAAAGCATAACAAAACGGGCAGCTTTGTCGGCAGAATCAGAGTAAATAACGCCTCCCATTTGCATTTCGCCTTTCTTGGATTTGACCATAGAGCGCTGATTGGCAACGATACCCACCGCCCAACCATCAATACGGGCACGAGCGCAAATCACTGTCTGCCCGTAGAGGGGTTTGTACTCTTCAAATTCAGAATTATCGACCAGCCGTTTGATGATTTCGCGCATGTCGTAGGGTTTCACGCGGTCGGCAGGCAACAGGCTGTAGATTTCTTCAGGATTTTCTTTTGGTGGGGCAGGCGTTGCACGGTCAAAGCCGGCTTTTGGGAAGTGTCCCATCTTGTCCATGATTTTTTTGATGGCATCCAAGCACTCTTCATCCGAGTCATACATGTTGTCTGTTACACCTGATATTTCGCAGTGAGTGCTTGCGCCGCCCAAGGTTTCAGCATCCACATCTTCACCAATAGAAGCTTTCACTAAATAAGGACCGGCAAGAAAAACCGAACCCGTCCCTTTGACTATCAGGGCTTCGTCGGACATGATGGGCAAATAAGCTCCCCCTGCCACACAACTCCCCATGATGGCAGCAATTTGGGGGATTCCCTCCGCAGACATAATCGCATTGTTGCGGAAGATGCGCCCGAAGTGCTCTTTGTCAGGGAATACTTCCGCTTGCATGGGCAAATACACGCCGGCACTATCCACCAAATAGATAATGGGAATACGGTTCTCCATGGCTATTTCCTGCGCCCGCAGGTTCTTTTTGGCAGTCATGGGAAACCAAGCCCCTGCTTTTACAGTGGCATCGTTGGCAACCACAATGCACTGCCGCCCGCTCACATAACCCATGACCACCACTACACCCGCAGAGGGGCATCCTCCTTCCTCCTCATACATACCATAGGCAGCCAAGGCACCAATCTCAAGACGAGGTTTGTCTTTGTCAAGCAAATAGTCTATGCGTTCACGGGCAGTCAATTTGCCCTGTTTGTGCTGCTTTTCAATGTTTTTTTCACCTCCTCCCAAATATATTTTCTCTAGGCGGCTTTTGAGCTGAAACAACTTTTGCTTCATTTCATCAGCATTGCGCTTCTGCTCAAGGTCGTTTGCTACTGTGTTTTTCATGGTTCAGGCTATGATTGAAATTGTTTTTATACAACTTTTTCTTTTCAAAATTACACAAAAACGCAATAACCCAACAAAAAAGCGTCTGGGATGGGCTGCTATGCGGGGCACGGGTCAATAACTTTTGTGCATGCCGACGGGAAATACTATCAAAAAGTCAGCTTTGTTTTTGTGTTCTTCTTCAAGCTGTTTGAGCTGTTCCTGCTCTACACAGCTTATGGTCAACAGACGCACACCGGGGCGTAGGCGCTTCAGATACCAAACAATGCCCTCGTAATAGTCGGAGTGAAAGCTGCCGTGGTAGTGAATTACCTTTTTTCTTTGCGTAAGTGCCTGTGCGATAAAGTGTGCCATGGTGGCATCTTTGACTGCTTGCGCTGCTACGAAGTTGTCAGCATTCATAGCCTGTCCGTGTCCAGCGCCCATCATATCACGCATTTGACGGTAGCTTCGCAGCTCATAGTCAATGACGATGGGCAGAGGCGCCATCCACGCCTTCGCTTCGGCGGGCAGGCTTTCGAGCACCTGCAAACCACTATAGGCGACCATATGAGCGTAGCGACGGGGTATGTTGGTTGCCCACACTGGTATTTGTTTTTCTTTTGCCCACTCTATCAAAGGGCGGTAATCCGTGTGGTAGTTGTCCCACACCTTCGCTTCTTTAAGAAAATAGGACTCTTTGATTTGTCCGCCCAAGTATTCGTTTAATGTCAGTTGGTCGTCGGCTTCGAACATCTCCAAGCCCAAAGCATAGGTATCAGGCAGAGCGGTAGTAAGGTCGCGCAGTAGCTCCCACTCCAGCCAATGGGCAAGGCTGTTGTTGTGTTGCTCACCAAACAAGACTACTTCGGCAGCTTCGAGCTGCTTGAGCATGGCAGCATAAGTTACTTTTTTGCCTTGAGCATCGAAAATCACATATGCCGGCTTGTCTTTGTGTTGTGCATGGGTTTGCATGAACATCAAGAGCGTTAAACACAAAATATTTGCTATGGTTTTCATGGATATTTTGTTTTTTTTTACAACTTACATAATCTCGCGCAAAATCGAAAGGCTGCGGATTTCATCGAAATGGGTGGTATGCTCACTGATAAGAAAAAGCAGGGCTTCGAGCAAATGACGGCGTTGTGTGGTATCAAGGGGCAACTCTTGTGGCGGAGCCGCTGCCCGCAATAGACGAAGGAAGTGCGCTGTGGCTGCATCGAAATGGTAAGGGGTTTGTTCGTTCAGCTCTTGCAACAGACGTTCTTCATGGGGTGGCATCAAGCCCATGCAATCGAGGTAATGCAGCAAAAACCAAAGGGCATAAGCCCGCACAGAGGCAGTAGCCTCCAGCTTGAGCAAAGCTTCATGTATGAAGTCGAACATAGCATGGTCGGGTGTTTCTTCTTTGCGTGTTTTATAGAGCAGTTCCGCCATAAAATACAGCACAGATATTTTTGCAGGCTGCGCCAACTGCTGCATGGACAACCACAAGGGAAAAGCCTCTTTGAGTCGCCCCAAGCCCCCGCTCTGTTTGGGCAAATACAACACTGCCTCCAGCAAACTCATATGTTGAAACCATCCCATAGGAAATGAGGGGGTAGCTTTCCGCACACCATTGACCACCAAAGATAATCTGCCATGTTCCCGGCTATAGGTATGCACAATCAAGGAAGATTCTCTATATTTCAGCGTATGAAGAACAATCGTCCGAGTTTTGCTTAACATGCCTTGGCTGTTATTGGTGCTTGAATGCTGCTTTCTGTGCTTATGTGGCTTTAGCGCTTGGTCGCAGGAAGTAAAGCTATCAAAAAAATACCATCTGGTGCATTTGTACCGCGAAGGCTGTGTGCCCTGTGCACAACTGGACAGCCTTCTGGGCGGGTGGGTGTCTGCACAAGACAGTTTACTCTACGAGAAAAGGCACTATGCCCACGAAACTGTGCCCTCTGGACAGCTGCCTGCCTTGCTGCTTTATGCGCCCGATGGCAGCTTAAAGTGGCAAAAAAGCGGCTTCCGGGCATATGAATGGGCAAGGCAGATGCAAACGCAGGCTTTGGAAAAGCGCATGCTTGCGCGCTACGACTCGGCAAGTGTCGCCATGCCGCGAGAATGGCAAGAAGTACTCAAAATTGCTAAACGCAGTGGGCAGCTTTTGTTAGTATGGCTTACACATGCCGAGTGCTACGCCTGCAAGCGCCTGTTTGTAGAAACATGGTTAGAAGACTCTTTGCGACTTCGTCTGCAGCCTTATTTCACACCTTATTTGGCAGATATTTCACAGTTTTCGAGCCGCCCGCTACGCGCTCTGTTGCACTACCGCTCTTTGCCCGCTTTGTTTATTGTGAACACCAAAGAGCGCAAACAAGCCGAAATAGCAGGGTATCTGCCCGCTCCTTTGCTTACGGACAGCTTGCTCAGTACCTTAAATAACTTGGATGCCGCCGCTTTGTTCGACTATGAACAACATTACCGAGCAGCGCTGCGGAAAGCCAAAAACAACCAATACCGCTTGATTTGGGCAGTCATTGCTGAAAAAGATTGCGCTTCCTGCCAAGAGATATTCGAGCAATATGTACAATACCCTCCCTTGCGTACCTGGAGTCGCCGCCATGCCATTGCCGGCTATTTCCTATTTCGTCAGCTGCCCGAACGCTACAAGCTGCGTTTCTTCAATGAAGAAACTCCTTTTGTTTTGCTGCTCAGCCCGGAAGGCAACATCATAGAGCACTTCGCACCTTGCCCCCCGCCCGCTGCCTTATACGACCGCCTGCTTCAGCATTGATAAGTTTCCGTGCAGTCTTTCATTCTACTTTATTTGCGATATTTGCTAATTCGAACACAATAAAACAGTTATGTTGGAAAGTCCGTCGATACAAACCGATACAGTCAAAGCGCTGCAAGAATTTCTATCGGCTCCCAAAAAGGTAGCTATTACCATGCACCACAACCCCGACGCCGATGCCTTAGGCTCTGCCTTAGGGCTGGCACGCTACCTGAAAAAGAAAGGGCATCAGCCCACCGTCATCAGCCCCAGCGTGTATCCTGCCTTTTTGGAATGGCTACCCCAAGAAAACGAAGTGATTGTTTTTGAAGAAAGCAAGACAGAAGAAATCAAACAAATCATTGATAGTTGCGATTTGGTGGCATACCTCGACTTTTCGGTACCTTCCCGCATGGAAGCTCTGGAGCCACTGTTTTGTAGCGTAGATAAGCCCAGCTTGCTGCTTGACCACCACATTGCCCCCAGCATGAAAGGTACCTTTCATTTTTGGGACCAAGAAGCTGCGGCAACCGCCCAACTGGTCTATCGCCTAATAGCTGCCATGGGCGACCTGCCTTTACTCGACCCCCACATTGGCGAAGCTATCTACGCCGGCATAGTTACCGACACCGGCTCGTTCAAGTACCCTTCAACCAGCCGCGAAGTACACGAAATAGCCGGGCATCTGATAGACATAGGCGTGCCCACCTCCACCATCCATTACCGGATTTATGACAACAACTCAGAAAATCGCCTCCGGCTGCTGGGGTATTTGTTATCGGAAAAACTACGGGTATTGCCAGAACTGCGTACTGCCTATTTTACACTGAGCGCCGAAGAGCAAGAGCGTTTCTCCTCAGAAAAGGGCGATACCGAAGGTTTTGTAAACTACGCCCTTTCTATTCGCAACATTGTCTTTGCAGCCATCTTCATGGAGAAAGAAGGAAAAACAAAAAT is a genomic window containing:
- a CDS encoding acyl-CoA carboxylase subunit beta is translated as MKNTVANDLEQKRNADEMKQKLFQLKSRLEKIYLGGGEKNIEKQHKQGKLTARERIDYLLDKDKPRLEIGALAAYGMYEEEGGCPSAGVVVVMGYVSGRQCIVVANDATVKAGAWFPMTAKKNLRAQEIAMENRIPIIYLVDSAGVYLPMQAEVFPDKEHFGRIFRNNAIMSAEGIPQIAAIMGSCVAGGAYLPIMSDEALIVKGTGSVFLAGPYLVKASIGEDVDAETLGGASTHCEISGVTDNMYDSDEECLDAIKKIMDKMGHFPKAGFDRATPAPPKENPEEIYSLLPADRVKPYDMREIIKRLVDNSEFEEYKPLYGQTVICARARIDGWAVGIVANQRSMVKSKKGEMQMGGVIYSDSADKAARFVMLCNQQQIPLVFLQDVTGFMVGSRSEHGGIIKDGAKMVNAVANSVVPKFTIIVGNSYGAGNYAMCGKAYDPRLIYAWPTAQIAVMSGASAAKTLLQIKVASLKAKGKEISPEEEKQLLEEITTIYNEQLSPYYAAARLWVDGIIDPLETRKVISMGIEAANHAPINKRFNVGVIQT
- a CDS encoding ChaN family lipoprotein; protein product: MKTIANILCLTLLMFMQTHAQHKDKPAYVIFDAQGKKVTYAAMLKQLEAAEVVLFGEQHNNSLAHWLEWELLRDLTTALPDTYALGLEMFEADDQLTLNEYLGGQIKESYFLKEAKVWDNYHTDYRPLIEWAKEKQIPVWATNIPRRYAHMVAYSGLQVLESLPAEAKAWMAPLPIVIDYELRSYRQMRDMMGAGHGQAMNADNFVAAQAVKDATMAHFIAQALTQRKKVIHYHGSFHSDYYEGIVWYLKRLRPGVRLLTISCVEQEQLKQLEEEHKNKADFLIVFPVGMHKSY
- the recO gene encoding DNA repair protein RecO, producing the protein MLSKTRTIVLHTLKYRESSLIVHTYSREHGRLSLVVNGVRKATPSFPMGWFQHMSLLEAVLYLPKQSGGLGRLKEAFPLWLSMQQLAQPAKISVLYFMAELLYKTRKEETPDHAMFDFIHEALLKLEATASVRAYALWFLLHYLDCMGLMPPHEERLLQELNEQTPYHFDAATAHFLRLLRAAAPPQELPLDTTQRRHLLEALLFLISEHTTHFDEIRSLSILREIM
- a CDS encoding thioredoxin fold domain-containing protein; protein product: MPWLLLVLECCFLCLCGFSAWSQEVKLSKKYHLVHLYREGCVPCAQLDSLLGGWVSAQDSLLYEKRHYAHETVPSGQLPALLLYAPDGSLKWQKSGFRAYEWARQMQTQALEKRMLARYDSASVAMPREWQEVLKIAKRSGQLLLVWLTHAECYACKRLFVETWLEDSLRLRLQPYFTPYLADISQFSSRPLRALLHYRSLPALFIVNTKERKQAEIAGYLPAPLLTDSLLSTLNNLDAAALFDYEQHYRAALRKAKNNQYRLIWAVIAEKDCASCQEIFEQYVQYPPLRTWSRRHAIAGYFLFRQLPERYKLRFFNEETPFVLLLSPEGNIIEHFAPCPPPAALYDRLLQH
- a CDS encoding DHH family phosphoesterase, with the protein product MLESPSIQTDTVKALQEFLSAPKKVAITMHHNPDADALGSALGLARYLKKKGHQPTVISPSVYPAFLEWLPQENEVIVFEESKTEEIKQIIDSCDLVAYLDFSVPSRMEALEPLFCSVDKPSLLLDHHIAPSMKGTFHFWDQEAAATAQLVYRLIAAMGDLPLLDPHIGEAIYAGIVTDTGSFKYPSTSREVHEIAGHLIDIGVPTSTIHYRIYDNNSENRLRLLGYLLSEKLRVLPELRTAYFTLSAEEQERFSSEKGDTEGFVNYALSIRNIVFAAIFMEKEGKTKISFRSIGDFPVNEFAQAHFNGGGHKNAAGGASYASLEETEKLFLSLLPKYKEQLLTVKR